The nucleotide window AGAAAGAAATAACACCTGAAAAGATAGTAATAAGTTAGTTGATTATATGTAGAGTAGATATTCAGAGTCTCAAAAAGTTAACAAGAGTGGATGCTGACCCACATCACGGAGAGGCAAATCACGGAATGCAACATTCTGAGCCAAAGGAGAAGGTCCCACATCATCAACGAAGTAAATCATAGAATTATGGCCTGCATAATGCCACAACCCGGAAACCAATTAGTGGAGAATGATACTGCCAACCTGGCAATTTGAGATACTGCCAATCAGCTATAAACATATGCTATGCCAAAAACTTCTTATCTTTGTAAAGAACATGCAGAAGGGAAATTTGTCTGACCTACATATGCTAAGGTACTGCCACTCGGTGACCACCTCACGCCAAATGACCAGGAAAATGAGAGATCAAGCTGAAGAATTTGCTGTTTCTCCAGAAAGAAAACCAAGTAAAGTTTGCTTCCACCCAAAAgggaaaaacaaaatgaaaattgtGTGAATGGATACCACTCAGTAACCTCTGCAAACCATGGTCTGATAATGGGTACTTAAAAAATTTACCACAAGGTATGAATTTACAATGTTTATAATGGGAAATAAAGTTGAAGGAAAGCAAAAAACAGAAATATATACTTTTTATAGGTCAGTGGCTACTTTTTTATTCTATATTTAGAACATTACTTCGTTTCTACATTTACCATTATGAACAACTatataaaaggaaaaacaaatcaagTAGCAGCCAGAAGagatttttttgttatatttatatattcgaATATAAATAGACACATTCAAGAAACTCATTTCTATATGGGAAGATATTGCACCTCTCCAAATTTTGAATCAGCAAATGGGCCTGTTCTTGATTCCCTGGGCAATTTTCATGAGCAATTACGATTATAATATAGGACAACTAACATAAGaattaaattaaatacaaatgaCAGTTCTACAATTACATGTAACATACTTTGCGTCGACGACCTTAATAAAAGTGGAAAATATACGGCATTTTCCATCTGTAGATGCTGTTGCAAGAAGAATCTGTAACAAATGAGCAAAATGTGAACACGTAATCATGGTAAATGGACAATTACTCAGCATCAAAACTAACCGTTGACAATGAAATGGTTGCCAACAGTTCAGCAGAAAGCAGGTGTAAAGGCAAAGTTTACTCACATAAAGGAAAAGTGAGTAAGATAAATTGATTAAGCAGATAATCAAATTAAATACATCAATATGAGAAAACCATAATTAAAGTAGTTGAATTCTCAAAATACAGTTAAGTTTTTCAAACCTAACTCCTAGCTTAGGAGAAGACATTCAACTTCAGAAAATATCCAAGACTAAATAAAAGACTAACATCAACAACTCATTGACAATTATGAAACTGTGAACTCCCTCCTTTTTGGGTGGAGGAAGGCAACCCCAGGTGCACACAGATGACACAAACTCCAATGCACAGGAAGTGGGAACCAgtattttagaaaataataactttCATGGAGAACAGGGTGGCCAGGGTCAAACTCAAAGTATATGCATGAAATTGCTTTCAAAGCGAATAAAAATCAGATACAAAATGTGATAATGGAAAAATACTCACATTATTGGGATGCCACGCAACACTTGTCACAGAAGAGTCATGCCTTTTTCTGATAAGTTTACTGACCCACCTGGAAAACAAAAATGTAAATATCAACCATTAACCAGAAAAACAGCAATGCGTATTAGAAGGTAAATCTACTCATTAAAATGTACCCAACAGATTGAGTCAAGCACTACAGTTTGAACAAAACCCAACAGAGAACTGCAAGTAACAGGCTAATTACCAGTTATTTTCTTGCTCATAGTAGCATATACAAACAGTTTTTGCCCCACTTCCAACAGCAAACTTATTTTCTGGTTAGAGAGAGGCATATGCATTAGATTTGCTTAACAATTTAAGTCTTAACACCGAAGGATATTCTACTTTTACATTAGCAATCAGGAAAAGAAGCACTTCATACCTCTTGGACTCCACTTAACACAAAGTGCAGCGCGATTTAGCCGAAGGATAACAAGGGTTGGTACCCACTCAGACCCTTCTAGATTCCAGACATAGCTAGATAGATTTGATAGCCCAGGAAACAGAATTAATCCGTCAATAagtgaaacaaaactaaaaaatatatcaaaCCACAAAGGTACTTACGAATTCCGATCATGAGATGCAGTAACTATTTTGTTTGACCTTGCGCTCCAATCTATCCCAGATACAATTTGGTCATGCTGGGACATgatgaaaaacaataaaaagcttTATTATTTGCATGCATTCTCTTTGTTAGAAAGCTAAGCGTGAATAAGCAATAATAAAATGAATCAACCACCAGTGCATCGACTGCATGATTGCAAAATTAATGAAGGGAAATATATCAATCAATGAGAAGTGGTAGTTAGTAGACCATAAATCCTTCCAACAAAGCTAAGAAAGCAAACATCAACGAAAAagttaaaatacaaaaaaggtCAGCAATTACCAAATAGGCACAATGCTTCCACTAAGGACCCAAATAACGTCCTCTATGCCAAGAACCATGTCCTTACAAACATAACCTTGGATGAACAAAACAGACCACACATCCGAATTGAAAGAACAATTTTAAAGAGAAATGGAAAGGGAATCCATGTATCAATTCCCACAAATGTATACCTTTTTTTAGTTTCCCCCAGTGCTTTTCTACCTTTTAATTCCCTTTGAGTAACACTAGAAAACTCAGCGACCCAAAAGTTGCAAGTTCTACTTTCTCAGGAAGTTATCTTTCCTCGAATTCACATCACAGTTTCAGTGAAATATAATAGTACAATCTGATTTAGACAATTAAGTTTGCAATCTCATGAGTCTGAACAAGTACCTTCTGAAGAACATGCAGCTTCTCCCACTTGCCTTGCAACAGAGCATAGATGTGAACTTCATTGTTGTTCGGACAAAATGCCAGCACTGCAAGAAAATCGGAATTATCAAATTACAACACTGCGAATACAAAAATACATTGATCACAGCTAAAACCTATGCTCACAACCATCACAGTCTGAAGCACCATCAAAATTTCCCATTTTCCAGTGCCCAGAAACTAGACAATTATACCCATTGGGTCATTGATTACCAAAGTTCTTTAAAACGTTACCTTTTCAGATGCAAGCTATATGTATATGTacgtgtatatatacatatatagtatAAGCAGAAAAGATAGAAGCTTCACAGCACAATAATTAACCCCAATCCTCTGTTTGTCTAAGTGCAAATAGAAAAATGGAACCAAAATCTTCACATTAGCTCAGGAACTATATTGTTTCCAAGCTCTAAGCTTTCCAATTTCCCAGCACGGACCCACAAACATAAAAgcattaaaatacataattgcagaaagaaaaaaacaatttgaAGAAACTAAATGCTTGTTTTCCTATTGTCTACCCCATATTTTccgagcaaccaaacagaataAGAAGAAGGATAGGAAAGAGTGGGAAACATTACTGGAGCGATCACGGCTCCAAGCATGGCAAGTAATGCATTGAGCGAACTTGTGAACTTCCACCGCCGCCATTTCTTTGATTCTATGTCAGCGGCAGAGAGAAAAAATCGAAGCTTTTTCTCCAAACTCCAAACCCGCAGCTGAAAATTCAATCTGGGTTCCAATCAATTGTTATCCAAGATTTGTGAATCGTACGGAAACAAAGAGGAAAGTGATTGTTTGAGTGTGAATTTGGGTAGAGATCTGAAAGCTTTGAAATCAGATCCAGGGCTTTATTCCTCTCTTCTTTCTCGCTCTTGTTGGAATTGGCGATGGAGATTACAGGCACGTGCTCGGCACGTGTTTGATAAATATAAATTGAGTTCAAATCTCACGTAAACAGGAAAGTAAGCTTTAATTTATGGAATCCTAGAGAAAATAGTTtcggagaagaaaatgagagttCGAAAATTATTTAGAGACATGCTTAGTATTTATATTTAAGACGTCATTTGTTGCTTGTTTTCAGTTTATCACATGATGATGAATTATTAAACTAAAATACTGGTATATTAACGTCTCAAGTATAAATAAGATGTTCTTCGTAGTGtcaccaaaaaattaataaatgaataaaagaatggaCCATGATTGCTTTGCTTATAATGGAAGATGTGTGAATCAAGTGATGATGGAATTGATAAACTATAATATTTTCTTGGTGTAACATGTTATCATGTTTAGACAGCTAACAATTTAATTTGGTATAAATCAATTGAtgtttatttgtatttaaaatttatgttaacaatttaacaacataatatatatcacgtcataaaaaaaatgttaaatagtcaaaatggtcactgagatttgcataactcatcactttggtccctaacatttcaaatcaataaaaattgtccatgagattatccaccatccatcattttggtttttccgttaaaactccgttaagtgtcccggagctcttggccggaagtttgggcaattttcaaagcttcgtaactcaatcgtttcttaactaaattcgacccataatatatcaaaatgaaaataggaaagtgtagaatatgattatacctatttagaaacccaatggttgccagagatggctggaaaatagcctcaaagttgactggtccgagagaaaactagaaaactcgtcagaaactgggtaaactttaaacgttcataacttcttcaatactcaacgaaatcaagtggttcaaaaacgaaaatcacaGCCACTTTCGaaccgttttccggccaaaccacggtgagttaGCCATCTAAaaatgtaccattctctttgtctcatcgagaagtatgatttttgtttttgaatcacttgatttcgttgagtattgaagaagttatgaacgtttaaagtttacctagtttccagcaagttttccagttttttttGGGACCAGTAAACTTTGAGgttattttccggccatctctggcaaccattgggcttccaaatagttataatcttattatacactttcctatcttcatgttgatatattatgggttgaatttggttaagaaacgattgagttacaaagctttgaaaattgcccaaacttccaaccaagagctccgggacacttaacggagtttttaatggaatgactaaaatgatggatggtgaacaATCACAGGGACcactttgattgatttgaaatgttagggaccaaagtgataagttatgcaaatctcatgacCATTCTGGCTATTTACCCTTAAAAAAACATCAGTTTGTGTTGAAAGCATGTAGCGAAATACTTCCATCAGCCATGTGTATGTGAACTGAATAgtaagtacttcaaagttgaAAGTGAAATCACTAGTAAAAATAGATGTGGCCTTATATTATTTAAACGAAGTCAATGATCCAACTCTTAAGAGAtttgctctctctcttctgCTTCAATGCATGAACTAGAAGTATCAGTTTTCGAGCCGTTGGTTGACATGCTCTGAGTACAGCTTGGATATATTGCCTGAAGTGATTTCCGATGGCCCTGAACTTGGAATTGACGGCTGAAAACCCGGGATCCGAAAGCCGGTCTTGAACCGCCCTTCAGCCTTCAAGCATGCTCACTGTCACTACTTGGGTCATTGTAGGCCTAAGAGTGGGAGATGCATTGGTGCACAAGAGAGCAACGTTTAGCATCACCATGGGCTCTTCCGATGAGTATTCTGAACCCAAGGCTGGATCAACCAACTCCAATACACTCCCTCTCTCTTGCAGCACTTAGGCCTAAAGAGAAGCACGAAATTAAGACAGTAAGCATTACTCACGGTGCCAATTAATAGTTTAGCTTTTCGCAAGACATTCATTCACATATCGCTCTTGTATATTTTTTGGTAACTATTCTTCGTTTATATTTATATAGGCTAAAGTTTGATACGTTTGAACTAAAAATCTGTCAAAGATATCTACGTTGTAACGTCATTTCACTAATAAAATGATTATGATTTTGGCCCAAGCTAAAACACGCATGTAACTTTATTTTATAGCTAATGTCATGCACGAGTCCAAGGTCTATGACTATGTACCTGCTTTAAACCTACGTTTAATCTACTCTTATTTTCATCTAGATAGTTGATTCACCCAAATGATCAAGTCTAGGTCTTGTCTAACTTAAATGATTAAACAGGTTCTTGTAACATTCTTGTTCAATCATGCACTTTCATTGACTCTTATTGAAGTTTTTCTTTACATGACAATGTAACATTAGACTGAGACGACAAGTGACGGTGTATCCGTTTTATATAAGAAATCCTAATCAATTAACTTGATCATTGCAACAATTACCAaagacttaaaaacatattagTAATACAATTAGCATCAAACCACTTTTattatatatgaatataccaagtaattaatcaatatttattttaatttcgaaTGAGCTCAGTGTACAGCAACTGGTTCCATGTGTCAGGAACTCCAGGGAGGCACCAATGGCTGCAGTCCATGCCAAGGTGTGCTCCATTGCCATATATAGATGGGTGACCGTCTTTCCTCAGCTGTGACAGCCCTGTCACGTTAAGCAAAAGCACTTGCTTCGACATGTCACCAAGCACTTTTTCCACAATCACTTCTGCTGGGTCTTTGCTTCTTGGGTATGCTACTACTAGTGGCTCTCTTTCTGCTGTGCAGTTCCTCCCATCTGGGTAACCCCAATGACTTGCACTAATGTTAATCACAAAATTAATACCATTCATTTATATTAGGAACAAGTTGATTAACACAGTACACAAGGTATCAAATTTTCATACAAGTATATTCGCCAAACgatgtatttatatatgttaACACCTTACttgttaaaaatattaattaagatTCAGAGTGAACCTAGATTTGAGTAAATGATAGGTTGGCACAATGTTTGATGTACAATGAATAAAGTAACACTGGTGTGTGGAGCATTACTCTGTATATCAACCCGTCAATTATTGTTTAATTTTGAAGGGGATTCTGAATT belongs to Malus sylvestris chromosome 17, drMalSylv7.2, whole genome shotgun sequence and includes:
- the LOC126610279 gene encoding actin-related protein 2/3 complex subunit 1B-like isoform X1, encoding MAAVEVHKFAQCITCHAWSRDRSMLAFCPNNNEVHIYALLQGKWEKLHVLQKHDQIVSGIDWSARSNKIVTASHDRNSYVWNLEGSEWVPTLVILRLNRAALCVKWSPRENKFAVGSGAKTVCICYYEQENNWWVSKLIRKRHDSSVTSVAWHPNNILLATASTDGKCRIFSTFIKVVDAKESRTGPFADSKFGEQILQLDLSFSWSFGVRWSPSGSTLAYVGHNSMIYFVDDVGPSPLAQNVAFRDLPLRDVLFLSERLLIGVGFDCNPMVFAADLHGIWHFIKFLGERKTTSSGPKYGSQFSEAFGKLYGQQKHGLNNDTNEHSRSRGGVHENCINCIVPLGEPGSSKVTRFSTSGLDGKVVVWDMENQADLSEYL
- the LOC126610279 gene encoding actin-related protein 2/3 complex subunit 1A-like isoform X2, whose protein sequence is MAAVEVHKFAQCITCHAWSRDRSMLAFCPNNNEVHIYALLQGKWEKLHVLQKHDQIVSGIDWSARSNKIVTASHDRNSYVWNLEGSEWVPTLVILRLNRAALCVKWSPRENKFAVGSGAKTVCICYYEQENNWWVSKLIRKRHDSSVTSVAWHPNNILLATASTDGKCRIFSTFIKVVDAKESRTGPFADSKFGEQILQLDLSFSWSFGVRWSPSGSTLAYVGHNSMIYFVDDVGPSPLAQNVAFRDLPLRDVLFLSERLLIGVGFDCNPMVFAADLHGIWHFIKFLGERKTTSSGPKYGSQFSEAFGKLYGQQKHGLNNDTNEHSRSRGGVHENCINS